The Streptomyces sp. NL15-2K genome contains a region encoding:
- a CDS encoding acyl carrier protein, giving the protein MTTEVTQVTVEELATLMKKAAGVTIDPQDLERRVDTPFAEFGLDSLGLLGIVGELENRHGRALPTDAERCKSPRAFLDLVNGALATGA; this is encoded by the coding sequence ATGACCACAGAAGTGACTCAAGTGACCGTCGAAGAACTGGCCACGCTGATGAAGAAGGCCGCCGGTGTCACCATCGACCCGCAGGACCTCGAGCGCCGGGTGGACACCCCCTTCGCCGAATTCGGGCTGGACTCGCTCGGCCTCCTCGGCATCGTCGGCGAGCTGGAGAACCGGCACGGCCGGGCGCTCCCCACCGACGCGGAGCGGTGCAAGAGCCCCCGCGCCTTCCTCGACCTCGTCAACGGCGCGCTCGCGACGGGAGCCTGA
- a CDS encoding SRPBCC family protein: MAGHTENEITIAAPVDLVWDMTNDLERWTQLFSEYASVEVLSREGDTVTFRLTMHPDENGKVWSWVSERVTDRDKLTVRARRVEPGPFEYMNIVWEYEETPDGTRMRWTQDFAMRPDAPVDDAGMTDIINRNSPIQMALIRDRVEQAAGERRTAPVKPA; encoded by the coding sequence ATGGCCGGCCACACGGAGAACGAGATCACCATCGCCGCTCCCGTCGACCTCGTCTGGGACATGACGAACGACCTGGAGAGATGGACGCAGTTGTTCAGCGAGTACGCGTCCGTCGAGGTGCTGTCCCGCGAGGGCGACACGGTCACCTTCCGCCTGACCATGCACCCTGACGAGAACGGCAAGGTGTGGAGCTGGGTGTCGGAACGGGTCACCGACCGCGACAAGCTCACCGTCCGCGCACGCAGGGTCGAGCCCGGTCCGTTCGAGTACATGAACATCGTGTGGGAGTACGAGGAGACCCCGGACGGCACTCGGATGCGCTGGACCCAGGACTTCGCCATGCGGCCCGACGCCCCGGTCGACGACGCGGGGATGACGGACATCATCAACCGCAACTCCCCCATCCAGATGGCCCTCATCCGCGACCGCGTCGAGCAGGCCGCCGGCGAGCGGCGAACCGCGCCCGTCAAACCCGCCTGA